In the Limanda limanda chromosome 10, fLimLim1.1, whole genome shotgun sequence genome, one interval contains:
- the hrh2a gene encoding histamine receptor H2a — MWSKVMLGVTLSLLILLTVSGNVLVCLAVCASRRLRSLTNCFVVSLAVTDLLLGVLVLPFSALLQLNDEWPLGPVLCNFYISMDVMLCTASILTLLAISVDRYLAVTMPLRHASLVLPWRVGVAMASVWTVSVAVSFLPIHMGWNTVNGTVQNRGPWASENKCRFELNRPYALTDSLLTFFLPLVAMCWTYLQILRIARAQAKRIISARPTWITHYNSRNNSSSSTTTVVSSVTAVALREHKATVTLAVVIGAFVVCWLPYFILFTVLGLMEHPDPSSVQAYSPVVWLGYTNSALNPILYGALNRDFRSAYAHLLRCHCPIYSGWRSRQPSPTITAGREQLTEVTLLCGAGLTDQSFMLQEMNSRTNTATIQIANGTTATDVNGKERSC; from the exons ATGTGGTCCAAAGTGATGCTGGGCGTCACCctgtccctcctcatcctcctgacGGTCAGCGGGAACGTGCTGGTGTGCCTGGCCGTCTGCGCCTCCCGACGCCTCCGCTCCCTCACCAACTGCTTCGTGGTGTCGCTGGCGGTGACGGACCTGCTGCTCGGCGTCCTGGTCCTCCCCTTCTCCGCCCTCCTCCAGCTCAACGACGAGTGGCCGCTCGGCCCCGTCCTCTGCAACTTCTACATCTCCATGGACGTCATGCTGTGCACCGCCTCCATCCTCACGCTCCTGGCCATCAGCGTGGACCGCTACCTGGCGGTGACCATGCCTCTCAGGCATGCCTCGCTGGTGTTGCCATGGAGAGTTGGGGTGGCCATGGCGAGTGTCTGGACAGTGTCCGTGGCCGTGTCGTTCTTGCCCATTCACATGGGGTGGAACACAGTCAATGGGACCGTGCAGAACCGTGGGCCCTGGGCTTCGGAGAACAAATGTCGCTTTGAGCTGAACAGACCCTACGCACTGACTGACTCTCTTCTCACGTTCTTCCTGCCTCTGGTTGCTATGTGCTGGACCTACCTCCAAATACTCCGCATTGCACGGGCACAGGCCAAGCGCATCATCAGTGCCCGACCCACTTGGATCACTCATTACAACAGCAGGAACAATTcctccagcagcaccaccacagTGGTGTCCAGTGTTACGGCGGTGGCTCTGCGGGAACACAAGGCCACAGTGACGCTGGCTGTAGTCATAGGGGCTTTCGTTGTGTGCTGGCTGCCTTATTTCATCCTGTTCACAGTGCTGGGCCTAATGGAGCATCCAGACCCAAGCTCAGTTCAAGCATATTCGCCTGTGGTGTGGCTGGGTTACACCAACTCAGCCCTCAACCCTATCCTCTATGGAGCCCTCAACAGGGACTTCAGGTCAGCATATGCCCACCTACTGAGATGTCATTGCCCTATCTACAGTGGATGGAGGAGCCGACAGCCGTCTCCCACTATCACAGCAG GCAGGGAGCAGCTCACAGAGGTGACGCTGCTGTGCGGAGCAGGTCTAACAGATCAAAGCTTCATGCTTCAAGAAATGAACAGCAGGACAAACACAGCTACTATCCAGATTGCAAATGGCACTACTGCCACAGATGTTAATGGCAAAGAAAG GTCGTGCTGA